A window of Macaca mulatta isolate MMU2019108-1 chromosome 7, T2T-MMU8v2.0, whole genome shotgun sequence genomic DNA:
gaaaacaaaccaaatttTGGAAAATGGGTAAATAATTATGTTTGAAATAACACCTTTGATTCTCTTGTATCTTGTTTTTTGAATCTTTGGGGGCTATTCTTTTACATGGACTAAAGAAAGATCTTACAGCGAATTTTAGAGAAAATTCTGGCAAAAGTAATAAAAGGAGCTTTAGAAGAAAATACCCCAGTAACTGTAGTTTTCTTCTCTAATATATCTTATATGTCatctttaatgaaatatttatttttaaatgtatatggaGCATGATAAATTCTAATGTGAAATTAATCACCAGGAAATGAATAATTATGACATTTTGTGCTGAAAGGAAATGGTTAAATACCAAATTGTAAATAAACTGTAGTACAATATAAATGTCTGTAAAtaggaaaaagcaaaatatataaagaattttatcATCTAAatatccttgttgactttctccttgtatcacaaaaaaaaattggaagaaaataaattctccTAATAGAAATAGCTCCAGAAAGAAAGAATCTGAAATAATGTCAAAGCACAAACCACTCAAAGCTGTAAAAAGTCTCAgatttgaatatattaaaaatgatggCATATGTCTTCATATTTTGAAGTGAAGAACACTAAAGTATTGCTATATATGAACATCTTTCACTGAGAAACAAATTAGATATAAAACAAACCATTTTTCCTCTATTTCAAGAATTTCTTTATATATCAAAAGAAGATGAAATGTTGATTTTTGTCCAATGCCACAGAAAATTCAAACAACCTGATTCAAAGAATCAGACCCAAAGGACTCATTCAAGAAAGATAAATAAGGGTTTGCTTAAGAATTCTTTTAGAATATCCAATATATTCACCTGCAAGAGTCAAACTCCTTATCCCAAAAAAAGCTTCAAGATGCTTCATCAGCAAAGTAAATTGTCATTGCCTATCTGTGTTCTCTCCACAGTCTGGGAAGCATGAATAACTCACAGATATCTACTGTGACACAGTTTGCCTTGCTGGGCTTTCCTGGTCCCTGGAAAATTCGGATCATCTTTTTCTCAATGATTTTGTTGGTCTACATCTTGACTCTGACTGGGAATATGGCCATCATCTGTGCAGTGAGGTGGGACCATCGACTCCATACCCCTATGTACATGCTCCTAGCCAACTTCTCCTTCCTAGAGATCTGGTATGTGACCTGCACAGTCCCCAAAATGctggtaaattttttttccaaaactaaGACCATATCCTTCTCTGGATGCTTCACTCAGTTCTACTTCTTCTTTTCCCTGGGCACAACTGAATGCTTCTTCCTCTGTGTCATGGCTTATGATCGGTACCTGGCCATCTGCCACCCACTGCACTATCCCTCCATTATGACTGACCAGCTCTGCGGCATCTTGGTGTCTCTTTGTTGGCTCATTGGTTTCCTTGGACATtcaatttccattttcttcatttctcaacTACCTTTCTGTGGTcccaacatcattgatcattttCTGTGTGATGTGGACCCACTGATGGCATTGTCCTGTGCCCCTACTCACACCATAGGGCATGTGTTCCATTCTCTGAGTTCTCTTTTCATTATCCTCACCATGGTGTATATCCTTGGGTCCTATACCTTGGTGCTCAGAACTGTGCTTCAGGTTCCTTCTTCAGCTGGATGGCAAAAGGCCTTCTCTACCTGTGGATCACACTTGGTTGTGGTGTCTCTGTTCTATGGAACCATAATGGTGATGTATGTGAGTCCCACACCTGGCAACTCAGTTGCTATGCATAAGATCATCACACTGATATATTCAGTAGTAACACCTGTCTTAAACCCCCTCATCTACAGCCTACGCAACAAGGACATGAAATACGCCCTCCATCATGTCTTCTGTGGAAGAGAATTATCCAGAGCTCATGAATAGGGTTTTTTATAACCCAACGACTCTTTATGCGATTGGAAGAATAATCCTCTTCTTTTAACACAAACTGACTTGATTTTATTCATGGTCATCACAATCCTTTTGTACAAGCAAAACTCTTTATGTATCTGATCATATTTTGATGAGCTTCTGATTTCAGAAATGTGTTCCATGGGAGGTTGGCCCCAACATATGGTAAAAATAACACTTAAAAATCTTAATATCTATTTCCAGAAAGGTTTTTACTTTGGTGTGCAGTCTCCATCCACACAATTTTATTAAGACATATGAATCCAATTGATGGTTTGCTTACATAGTTGTCTatcacttcttttaaaaaacacaatattcCTGTTGACCTGGATTTTTGGTAACACATCATTATATAAACTAAGATACACTTAGAGATTGTAAATTCAGTTTCACAATTCTTAGTTCATCATcctcatcaacagtgtacaaggcgAGGCTGGAAGTTAGATTTAGAAAGAGTCGTTAGTGTGAAATCCAGCTAAGTGAAGTGAGGGTCACATCAAAAGAGCCACTTAGAAGGCTTGACCTTGTCCCCTGAAATTTGAGGGGCATCTTGACTGTCCTTGATTTGAACCTGGAAAAAATGTAAAGACTGTGAAAGCGATGACTCAGAGAGAGTAAAAGGAGATGGGCTGtagcaagaacaaactaaactccCACTCATAACAGAACAAATATAGAATACCCATATTTGACCTAGTTAGACCCTATGGAAAGTAACCTTCTTGCTGTCTTAAAAGGAACCCTACCCAAAAGTGCTACTTGGAAAAGTAAGGCCATTTCAAAAGTCTATACAGAGTAGGTCACCCAAATCCAGGGTTAAAAGAAGTCATATGGAGCCAGCCAGTGAAGCATTGCCCACATCAGAGAACCTGCAGTTTAGACAGACCACCTCAGAAAAtgtttcatgaaaaagaaaaacaacatttaGACAATTGTTAAACCTATGAGGCAACAATAAGTCAGGAAAAAAACTTTCTGCCTTTACTTCTTTCCCACCCCAAACCTAGAGTAACTGGAATCAGCAGAGTAatgtagaaaaagagaaatgaaagtcaGAGGGAAACAAGCAGATCAAGCCTAAATCAGATCCAGTTTAGAGGAATGAGCtttaatttggattttaaaataaaagtttagttTTAGACTATACAATCTGCCTTCAGTCATCTATGgattccacatccatggattcaaccaacctcagattgaaaatatttgggtaAAAATGCATCTTTACTGAGGATGTACAGACTTTTCTTGTCATTGTTCCCTAAATATACAGTATAACAGCGATTTACATTGCATTGGAATTTTAAGTAacttagagatgatttaaagtatatgggaggaggttacagtgagctatgattgtgccactgtactcctgccctggcaacagaccctgtctctaaaaaaaaataaaaaataaaaaaagtataagGGAGGATGTGCAATAAAGTGTTCTTGCAAATACTCTACCATTCTATATAAGGAACTTGAGTGTGGATTATGGTATCCacaggaggtcctggaaccaatccctcatGTATACTGAGAAACAAATGTGCTAGACTCTCTAATGCCTGGATAAGAGGTCATATGTTAAAACTAAAAGTAGTTATGAAAGCTATCATACCGCCCAAGACAGTATCCATAGGTGGAAATAAATCAGACATCAGAAAGTGTTTACGATAGACGTGGTGGGGGAAAATTAAGTTCCTTTATGTTTATGTCCTACCAAGTACAAATCATTCAATAAAATAGTTGTAGCTACAAAGGCTTAAATGTTGTGGTAGCCtaagagaggaagaaagtttCTACCTGAAAGACCAAGGAACTCTCCTGGAAAGCCTCCTTGGGCAACTGGAAAACACTATGCTTCAAGGTTGGTAGAAAGGCCTAAAAAGAATGGGAAAACGAATTAGAAAATCTGCTTAGGATGGTATTAAAGATAAGCTTGAACTACCAATCACAGTTTTGCCTTAAGTCAGCCCTAATATTTCAGTGGCTCAGCTGAACTCATTAGTTGAAAAGGGGCAGAAAATACTCTGTATTACTCTCAATAACTCAAAGTATCCCTACTGCAACTTATTAGATGTCAAATATGTAGCGTCACCTGTCAAACACCTATTCTTTTGTTAATATTCAGCTCGGACATGACTTCTATCTGAAGACTATTATCACATCCCAAAGCTAGACTGCATTTCTCTTCTTgatatatctagaatatacaagcTCATATTCCAATTATTGTACCTAAAGACTATGAGCTCTGTTTTGTGTCAGGGTCTCTTCCCCTAAGCAATTAGGCTTTTGAAGATAAGAACAATGTCTTATCTTTTTATCCCCAGCAACTAGCATAAACCCGATTCATAGTAAGAGTAAGCATGCAGGGAAAGAAACAGCTTGTGAAATTGGATAATGAGCTAGTTCTTTAATCAATTCTCTTTagaattaaacatattttagtcACAAAACCATTAATTGAttggattttttaatatttatagaacTTGTCTGTTTTCAAacttatattttgatatttatttcttttataaaataatacaagctTCTCATACAATTTTCAAACAATAAAGATGAGTATAaagttgtggggtttttttactttaagttctagggtacatgtgcacaacgtgcaggtttgtcacataggtatacatgtgccatgttggtttgctgcacccatcaactcgtcatttattaggtatttcttctaatgctatccctccccctgacCCTGACCCCATGACAgaccccagtatgtgatgttcccctttatCCAagctcattgttcaattcccccctatgagtgagaacatgtggtgtttggttttctgtccttgtgatactttgttgaaattgatggtttccagcttcatctatgtccctgcaaaggacatgaactcatccttctttatggctgcatagtactccatggtgtatatgtgccacattttcttaatccagtctatcattgatggtcgtttgggttggttccaagtctttgctattgtgaatagtgctgcaataaacatacatgtgcatgtgtctttatagtagcatgatttataatcctttgggtatatcctcagtaatgggatggctgggtcaaatgatatttctagttctagatccttgaggaatcgtcacactgtcttccacaatggttgaactagtttgcactcccaccaacagtgtaaaagcgttcctatttctccacatcctctccagcatctgttgtttcccgacttGTTGATGATcagcattctaactggtgtgagatggtatctcgttgtggttttgatttgcatttttctgatgaccagtgatggtgagcattttttcgtgtgtctgttggctgcataaatttcttctttcaagaagtgtctgttcatatcctttacccactttctgatggggttgtttgtttttttcttgtaaatttgtttaagttctttgtagattctggatattagtcctttatcagatgggtatattgcaaaaattctctcccattctgtaggttgcctattcactctgatggtagtttcttttgctgtgcagaagctctttagtttacttagatctcatttgtctattttggcttttgttgccattgtttttggtgttttagacatgaagtccttgcccatgcctatgtcctgaatggtattaactaggttttcttctagggtttttatggttttaggtctaacatttaagtctctaatccatcttgaattaattttcgtataaggagtgaggaaaggatccagtttcagctttctacttatggctagccagtttccccagcaccatttattaaatagggaatcctttccccatttcttgtttttgtcaggtttgtcaaagatcagatggttgtagatgtgtggtgttatttctgaggcctctgttctgttccattagtctatatctctgttttggtaccagtaccatgctgttttggttactgtagccttgtagtatagtttgaagtcagatagggtgatgtctccagctttgttctttttgcttgggattgtcttggcaatgtgggctcttttttggttccatataaactttaaagtagtttttttccaattctgtgaagaaagtcattggtagcttgatagtgatggcattgcatctataaattaccttgggcagtatggccatcttcacgatattgattcttcctatccatgagcatggaatgttcttccatttgtttgtgttctcttttacttcattgagcagtggtttttagctctccttgaagtggtccttcacatcccttgtaagttggattcctaggtattttattctctttgtagcaattgtgaatgggagttcactcatgatttggctctctgtttgtctgttattggtgtataggaatgcttgtcatttttgcacattgattttgtttcctgagactttgccaaagttgtttatcagcttaaggagattttgagctgagatgacggggttttctaaatatacaatcatgtcatctgcaaacagggacaatttgacttcctcttttcctaactgaataccctttatttctttctcttgcctgattgccctggccagaacttccaatactatgttgaataggattgatgagagagggcatccctgtcttgtgccaattttcaaagggaatgcttccaatttttgcccattcagtatgatattggctgtgggcttgtcataaataggtcttattatttttGGATATGTtacatcaatacctagtttattgagagtttttagcatgaaggggagttgaattttgttgaaggctgtctctgcatctattgagataatcgtgtggtttttgtcattggttctgtttatatgatggattatgtttattgacttgtgtatggtgaaccagccttgcatcccaaggatgaagccgacttgatcatggtggataagttttttgatgtgcttctggatttgatttaccagtattttattgaggattttcacattgatgttcatcagggatattggtctaaaattctttttttgatgtgtctctgccaggttttggtatcaggatgatgctggcctcataaaatgagttagggaggattccctctttttctattgattggaatagtttcagaaggaatggtaccagctcctctttgtacctctggtagaattcagctgtgaatccgtctggtcctggactttctttggttggtaggctattaattattgcctcaatttcagagcctgatgttggtctattcagagattcgacttcttcctggtttcgtctttggagggtgtatgtgtccaggaatttatccatttcttctggattttctagtttatttgcatagaggtatttatagtattctctgatggtagtttgtaatTCTGTGGGATAAGTAGTGTTATCCCTTTTaccttttttattgcatctatttgattcttctctcttttcttctttattagtcttgctagcgatctatcaattctgttgatcttttcaaaaaccagctcctggattcattgattttttgaagggttttttgtgtctctctctccttcagttctgctctgatcttagttatttcttcccttctactagcttttgaatttgcttgctcttgctcctctagttcttttaattgtgatgtcagggtgttgattttagatctttcctgctttctcttgtgggcatttagtgctacaaatttccc
This region includes:
- the LOC703276 gene encoding olfactory receptor 11H7, coding for MNNSQISTVTQFALLGFPGPWKIRIIFFSMILLVYILTLTGNMAIICAVRWDHRLHTPMYMLLANFSFLEIWYVTCTVPKMLVNFFSKTKTISFSGCFTQFYFFFSLGTTECFFLCVMAYDRYLAICHPLHYPSIMTDQLCGILVSLCWLIGFLGHSISIFFISQLPFCGPNIIDHFLCDVDPLMALSCAPTHTIGHVFHSLSSLFIILTMVYILGSYTLVLRTVLQVPSSAGWQKAFSTCGSHLVVVSLFYGTIMVMYVSPTPGNSVAMHKIITLIYSVVTPVLNPLIYSLRNKDMKYALHHVFCGRELSRAHE